The following is a genomic window from Chloracidobacterium sp..
GCCATTGGGGTTGATTGCGGCTAAAATCGAACTCGTCAGAGCATCTTGACGCGTCAAACCACAGATGTCGATACCGCAACGCCAGTACATTCGCTTTTCGCTCGACCTGCGGGTGCGGATCTACGACAATTACGGGCAGCGGCGTGAAGCGGGCCTTACGCAAGTGAGTATCGGCGGATGTTTCATTGACTGGGACGACGAAATTCTCGTCGGCGACGAATTTCGAATGGAGATGCCGCTTCCGGACGGCAATTTCCTGCCGCTCGCCTGTAAGGCGATATATCGGTTCGAGGATATGGGCATCGGCATAAAGTTCCTCGATATCTCGCAGTTCGAACAGCAGTTCATTTCAAAGATCATCGAAAAGCGCCTCGAGGATGAAGGCGTGCCGCTGCAGATCGATCCTTTTAACGTACCGCCGCGATTTATAAATGAAGAACCGTCGCCGCGCGTCATCGACATCAGACAAAAACGCGATCTGATCTTGGAACGGATAATGAGCTCCGACGGTTCCTAGAAAAGCTCGTCCATTTCACGGCATTTAAGCGTACTCTTTCGACATTGTCCACGCTTCGTGATGACAAGCCAACTGACCATGCAACTCTTGTCTTCACGGGGCGTCAGGAAGCAGTT
Proteins encoded in this region:
- a CDS encoding PilZ domain-containing protein, with product MSIPQRQYIRFSLDLRVRIYDNYGQRREAGLTQVSIGGCFIDWDDEILVGDEFRMEMPLPDGNFLPLACKAIYRFEDMGIGIKFLDISQFEQQFISKIIEKRLEDEGVPLQIDPFNVPPRFINEEPSPRVIDIRQKRDLILERIMSSDGS